Sequence from the Kiritimatiellia bacterium genome:
CGACGACGAGCAGACGCGATTCTGGTCGGGGTCGGCACCGTGCTTGCGGATGATCCCCGTCTGCTGCCGCGCCCGGCTCTGGGGCGCGCTCCGTGGCGGGTCGTTTTGGACACCACCGCTCGGACGCCGCGCGACGCGACGCTCCTCAACGATGCGGCAGCCAGACAAACGGTGGTCATGGTGGGGGAGAACTGTGACGCTGCCCGGTGTCGGGCTCTGACACGCGGAGGAGCGAGTGTGGAACGGGTGCGCGTCGATCCCACGAACGGGCGGCTGGATCTGCGGGAGGTGTTTGCAGCACTGGGACGCCGTGGCGTTTTGCGCGTGCTGTGCGAGGGGGGATCCACTCTCGCGGGCGCACTGGTCAAGGATGGACTCGTGGACGAGCTGCTCCTGATTTATGCCCCTTGCGCACTTGGTGCCGGCGGCATTCCGGCCCTTGGGAATGTCGGCTGGCCATTGCGCAGCTGTCCCCGTTACGATCTCATCGCGCACGGCGTTTGGGGCCGCGACTGTTGGGTGAGGCTCCGGCGACCAACTTGACGGAGACAGTCATGTTCACCGGCATCGTACAGCGGCGCGGTCGGATCGTGGAACGAAAGCTGGATTCGGCGTGGGGACGGATCGTGGTAGACGCAGGCGAGTGGGATCGTCCCGTCGAGATCGGTGAAAGCGTGGCGATCTCGGGGGTCTGTCTCACCGTGAAAACGGTGGACGGAACTCTCTTGGGCTTTGATGTTCTGGCGGAGACGTGCCGTCGGACCAACCTCGCCGTTGATACCGCGCAGGGCCGGGTCAACATCGAACGAGCTCTCCGGTGGGGAGATCCGCTGGGCGGTCACATCGTGACCGGCCATGTTGATGGCGTTGGCCGTGTCGGCTCGATCGAACCAGTGGGCCGCGACTGGCGATTTGAAATCGCGTGTGCGCCCGAACTGATGGATGGTATGGTGTTCAAGGGATCGGTCGCAGTGGACGGCGTGAGCCTGACCATTGCCGAGCTCACCGACACGTCGATCGCGGTGCACATCATTCCCCACACGTACGAGGTGACTTGTTTCGGCCTCTACCAGGTCGGCGATCTGGTCAACATCGAAGTGGACGTCCTCGGCAAGTTTGTGCGGCGATTTGTGGAGCGAGGGGTGGCGTTCCCTTCGCTAACGTGGGAAGAGCTGCGGCGACAGGGGCTGTTGACAGATGCAGAAGGGGAGCACTGAAAGCGAAGCATGCGCGAGCGATTCTCTTCATGGGAGCCAAAGCGTCGTTGTCCACCCGCGTCGCGGACAGGCGGAGTTTGACGCGGGCTAAGCCGGCATTTAGGCTGGTTGGGATGTCCGAGCAGACCCCAGCGGCGGTCACGAAAAGTTTGATTCAGCGGCTGCTGCGTCTTCAGGAGTTTGACCGCCGTCTGTCTCAGATCCGAAGCGATCTGGCGGATCTTCCGGCTCGGAAGGACCGCCTCCGCCTGCGTCTGCAGGACCGAGAGGAGGCGTTCCGGCGTGCGGAAGCGGCGTGGAAGGAGGAAGCGCTCGCGGTCCGAAATCTGGAAAAGGAGATCGAGTCCCTCCGCGCAACACTGAACCGCCAATTGCAACAGCAGTTTGAGGTAAAGAGCAATGAAGCATACCGGACGCTCCTCCACGAGATTGAAGCGATCCGGGCCTCGATTCGCCGGATGGAAGACGAGGCGTTGGAGCGCATGGAGCGCACTGAGCAATACCAGCAGGCGCTGGCCTCAACACGACGGGACCTCGATGACGAAGCCCGGCGTGTAGCCAGAGAATGCGAAGAACTGGACGGGAAGGGAATCGCGCTGGCGGCGGAGGCTGAACGGCTCGAGCGGGAGCGTGCGGAGGCGGCGGCGGACCTGGAGCCCTCGCGGGTGCTGCAATACGAGCGCATCCGGCGGCACGTCGGCGATCTGGCGATCGTGCCGGTTGACCATGGGACGTGCGCCGGCTGTCACATGCGGTTGCCGCCGCAGACGATCCACAATGTTCGCCGGAGTGACCAGATCGTAGCGTGCGACTTTTGCGGGCGCATGCTATATTCTCCTCAGGAAAGCTGATGGCCGGCTGGAGCGGACGGCCGCTCGCGCACCGTCGCAGGTGGTCGCGGGAGGAAAGTCCGGACTCCACAGGGCAGGACGTCCCGCTGAAAGGCGGGAGACCTTCTGCGAGATCGGAAGGGACGGATAGTGCCACAGAAAACAAACCGCCCCGCAGAGTGGCGGGGTAAGGGTGAAAAGGTGGTGTAAGAGACCACCGGCCCGGTTCAACGCCGGGTGCTGGGCAAACCCCGTCCGGAGCAAGGCCAAATAGGGAACTGGAGGCGGCCCGTCTCAAGCCCGAAAGGGCGCGGTTCCGGGTTGGCCGCTGAGATAAATGGCCGTCGAAACAGAATCCGGCTTACGGCTTCAGCCGGCCATCGGCGGACGTGGATTTGTGTGGTCTGTGGTCAAACGCGGGGGGGTGGGGGGTGGGCCAGTTGACGCAGCGGGGGCTGGGGCTCTCGCGATGGCGACGCTGGCCTGTGTTCTCGCGCTCCGACCGCTCGACCGCGCCGCGGGCATCTCCCGAGGATCCGGGCAATATGCTGGGCCGCCGACGACCGAACCGGTGGCGGACAGTATCCGCTGGCCAGCCGCGCCGGTAATTGCGCCGGCGGACTGGCTGCCTTTGCGAGCGCGCGCTGGCGGTCCTCCGGGTTCAGGTGCAGACGAGACCCGGGCGCCGGCACGGTACCGGTTGGCGGGCACCCTTTTACTGCGGACCGACGACGGGACGGTCCGTTACGGGCGCGCGATTATTGACGATACGGAGGAAAAACGGCAGCTGGTCTTGGCAGAACAGGAGACCTCCGGCGATTTGCGTGTACTGCGCATCGACTGGAATCGCGCCACAGTCGAGATCGCGGGCCAGGTCTATACGCTGAGCATGCGTTTTGCCGGAAATGTGGCTCCGCCTTCCGAACCGGGTGGAGTGATCGCGGCCGCCGCCTCCGCAGCTCCCCTCGAGGTGAGCCGGTTTGGCCGAAAGGTGCAACCGGACCGCTGGTTGATCGAGCGGGAGGCCGTTTTGGAGTACTACCGCGAGCTGCGTGACGATCCAGTGCGGGTCGCGCGGCTGTACGAATCGTTTCGGCCGGTGCGCGAAGGGCCCGATGGCCACATCACGGGCTACGAGCTGAACATTCTCGGGGAGGAAGAGTTTCTTCGTGCGGTCGGACTGCAGCAGGGCGACGTAGTGCGTGCGGTGAACTCGATGCCCATGACCAGTCAGTCGCGTGCGGAATTTTTCATCGCGGAGT
This genomic interval carries:
- a CDS encoding C4-type zinc ribbon domain-containing protein; this translates as MSEQTPAAVTKSLIQRLLRLQEFDRRLSQIRSDLADLPARKDRLRLRLQDREEAFRRAEAAWKEEALAVRNLEKEIESLRATLNRQLQQQFEVKSNEAYRTLLHEIEAIRASIRRMEDEALERMERTEQYQQALASTRRDLDDEARRVARECEELDGKGIALAAEAERLERERAEAAADLEPSRVLQYERIRRHVGDLAIVPVDHGTCAGCHMRLPPQTIHNVRRSDQIVACDFCGRMLYSPQES
- a CDS encoding riboflavin synthase; this encodes MTETVMFTGIVQRRGRIVERKLDSAWGRIVVDAGEWDRPVEIGESVAISGVCLTVKTVDGTLLGFDVLAETCRRTNLAVDTAQGRVNIERALRWGDPLGGHIVTGHVDGVGRVGSIEPVGRDWRFEIACAPELMDGMVFKGSVAVDGVSLTIAELTDTSIAVHIIPHTYEVTCFGLYQVGDLVNIEVDVLGKFVRRFVERGVAFPSLTWEELRRQGLLTDAEGEH